One Amycolatopsis sp. NBC_00355 genomic window carries:
- a CDS encoding DUF6351 family protein, giving the protein MVAALTAPVLLLGTATAVAAPGTPAGRQLTIETVSNPRPALVSGGQVLVRVVPPGRTPAGQVRVSDNGRDVTSSFRAQPDGSLLGLVTGLRNGANDLSARAGGHGADQRATLRVTNHPITGPVFSGSQQHPFYCETQAFGLPAASQPLCSAPTQVSYQYKNTAGAFTPLTDPAARPADLATATVNGHPVPYVVRVERGTIDRAVYEMAALYDGAPSPVAPDQSWNGKLVYTFGGGCNAGYHQGNSTGGVVNDLFLAQGYAVTSSSLNVLDNNCSPIISAEAAMMVKEHFVETYGPVAHTIGWGGSGGAIQQYDIAENYPGIVDGIIPGVSFPDPLSTGGPVSDCRLLDRYFAGPGASFTAAQKQAVAGFASYDTCVSWDQTFASRATATGSCNAAIPVPARWDPVTNPRGVKCNSNEQLANQLGRDPKTGFVRSPLDTTGVQYGLSALKAGTITAAQFVDLNAAIGGLDYTGKPVAQRIAADPKALETVYADDLVNSASQGLRVTPIIDQRTDLDLAGFGNDIHTTEWSYVMRQRLLRANGTAGNQVIIENHATAAEAAAASVYELDAMDRWLTAIDADGSHRSLQQKVLANRPGDLGDGCYLSAASRITEKLTYPASGRCGAQYPVAANTRLVAGESLSLDVLKCRLRPLDFRDYPVAFTAAERTRLRAAFPGGVCDYGRPGVGQRAPIGTWLSYGDERTGTTPPTKLR; this is encoded by the coding sequence GTGGTCGCGGCCCTGACCGCGCCCGTCCTCTTGCTGGGGACCGCGACCGCGGTGGCCGCTCCCGGCACGCCGGCTGGGCGGCAGCTGACGATCGAGACGGTGTCGAACCCGCGGCCCGCGCTCGTCAGCGGGGGACAGGTGCTGGTCAGGGTGGTCCCACCGGGGAGAACGCCGGCCGGCCAGGTCAGAGTCAGCGACAACGGCCGCGACGTCACGTCCAGCTTCCGCGCCCAGCCGGACGGCAGCCTGCTCGGCCTGGTGACCGGCCTGCGCAACGGCGCCAACGACCTGAGCGCCCGGGCCGGCGGGCACGGCGCGGACCAGCGGGCGACCCTGCGCGTCACCAACCACCCGATCACCGGGCCGGTCTTCTCCGGCTCGCAGCAGCACCCGTTCTACTGCGAGACCCAGGCGTTCGGCCTGCCCGCCGCGTCGCAGCCGTTGTGCAGCGCGCCGACCCAGGTGAGCTACCAGTACAAGAACACCGCCGGGGCGTTCACGCCGCTGACGGACCCGGCGGCCCGGCCCGCGGACCTCGCGACGGCCACGGTCAACGGGCACCCGGTGCCGTACGTGGTGCGCGTCGAACGAGGCACGATCGACCGCGCCGTCTACGAGATGGCGGCGCTCTACGACGGCGCGCCGTCGCCCGTCGCGCCGGACCAGAGCTGGAACGGGAAGCTGGTCTACACCTTCGGTGGCGGCTGCAACGCGGGCTACCACCAGGGCAACTCGACCGGCGGGGTCGTCAACGACCTGTTCCTGGCGCAGGGCTACGCGGTGACGTCGTCGAGCCTGAACGTGCTCGACAACAACTGCAGCCCGATCATCTCGGCCGAAGCGGCGATGATGGTCAAGGAACACTTCGTCGAGACCTACGGCCCGGTCGCCCACACGATCGGCTGGGGTGGCTCGGGCGGGGCGATCCAGCAGTACGACATCGCCGAGAACTACCCCGGCATCGTCGACGGCATCATCCCGGGCGTTTCGTTCCCGGACCCGCTGAGCACCGGCGGCCCGGTGTCGGACTGCCGTCTGCTGGACCGGTACTTCGCCGGGCCGGGCGCGTCGTTCACCGCGGCGCAGAAGCAGGCCGTCGCGGGCTTCGCCAGCTATGACACCTGCGTCTCCTGGGACCAGACCTTCGCCAGCCGCGCCACCGCGACCGGCAGCTGCAACGCGGCCATCCCGGTCCCGGCGCGGTGGGATCCGGTGACCAACCCGCGCGGGGTGAAGTGCAACTCGAACGAGCAGCTGGCCAACCAGCTCGGGCGGGACCCGAAGACCGGGTTCGTGCGCAGCCCGCTGGACACCACCGGCGTGCAGTACGGCCTGTCCGCGCTGAAGGCCGGGACGATCACCGCGGCGCAGTTCGTCGACCTCAACGCCGCCATCGGCGGCCTCGACTACACCGGAAAGCCCGTGGCACAACGGATCGCGGCCGACCCGAAGGCGCTCGAAACGGTGTACGCCGACGACCTCGTGAACTCGGCGTCGCAGGGCTTGCGGGTGACGCCGATCATCGACCAGCGGACCGATCTCGACCTCGCCGGGTTCGGCAACGACATTCACACCACCGAGTGGTCTTATGTGATGCGGCAACGGCTTCTGCGGGCCAACGGCACCGCGGGCAACCAGGTCATCATCGAAAACCACGCCACCGCGGCCGAAGCCGCGGCCGCCAGTGTCTACGAGCTCGACGCGATGGACCGCTGGCTGACCGCGATCGACGCCGACGGTTCCCACCGGAGCCTCCAGCAGAAGGTGCTGGCGAACCGGCCGGGCGACCTCGGCGACGGCTGTTACCTCTCGGCCGCGTCGCGGATCACCGAGAAGCTGACGTACCCGGCGAGCGGCCGGTGTGGCGCGCAGTACCCGGTGGCGGCCAACACCCGGCTGGTGGCGGGGGAGAGCCTGTCCCTCGACGTGCTGAAGTGCCGCCTCCGGCCGCTGGACTTCCGCGACTACCCGGTCGCCTTCACCGCCGCGGAGCGGACTCGCCTGCGAGCGGCGTTCCCCGGCGGCGTGTGCGACTACGGCCGGCCGGGCGTCGGGCAGCGTGCCCCGATCGGAACCTGGCTCAGTTACGGCGACGAACGGACCGGCACCACCCCGCCGACGAAGCTGCGGTGA
- a CDS encoding SDR family NAD(P)-dependent oxidoreductase produces MTPALPDLTGKVAVVTGATGGMGRIIAADLVHAGAHVITVARDPARADAFRARIGSPAANRLEVIPGDLSRRADVVTAANTVLDRHDRIHLLVNNAGAHFAEHRVSADGVEMHIALDYLAAYGLTTLLDGPLRRGRARVVNVASDTLNDTRQIKLPGKPRPATLDLAGVGDLAELNPATGFAPFEAYARAKLMTVTAGYALARDLAADGVTVNALHPGIVATDIIDDLVPPLLRPLRTLIRRSLLTPAEGAQSATRIATDPALAGVTGRYFSRDTESSTPPVSHDPTTQRRLLALSRTHFAG; encoded by the coding sequence GTGACCCCCGCCCTCCCCGACCTGACCGGGAAAGTCGCTGTCGTCACCGGCGCGACCGGCGGCATGGGCCGGATCATCGCCGCCGACCTCGTCCACGCCGGCGCGCACGTGATCACCGTCGCCCGCGATCCCGCTCGCGCGGACGCCTTTCGCGCACGCATCGGCTCACCGGCGGCAAACCGGCTCGAGGTCATCCCCGGGGACCTGTCCCGGCGCGCGGACGTCGTGACCGCGGCGAACACCGTCCTGGACCGGCACGACCGGATCCACCTCCTCGTCAACAACGCCGGCGCGCACTTCGCCGAACACCGCGTCTCGGCCGACGGCGTCGAGATGCACATCGCCCTCGACTACCTCGCCGCCTACGGCCTCACCACCCTGCTGGACGGACCGCTGCGACGCGGCCGGGCCCGGGTGGTGAACGTCGCCAGCGACACCCTCAACGACACCCGGCAGATCAAGCTCCCCGGCAAGCCACGGCCGGCGACCCTCGACCTGGCCGGCGTCGGCGACCTCGCGGAACTCAATCCCGCCACCGGGTTCGCGCCCTTCGAGGCCTACGCACGCGCCAAGCTCATGACCGTCACCGCCGGCTACGCGCTCGCCCGCGACCTCGCCGCCGACGGCGTGACCGTCAACGCCCTGCACCCGGGGATCGTCGCCACCGACATCATCGACGACCTCGTGCCCCCGCTGCTGCGTCCCTTGCGCACGCTGATCCGCCGCAGTCTGCTCACCCCCGCCGAAGGAGCGCAAAGCGCGACACGCATCGCGACCGACCCCGCCCTGGCCGGCGTCACCGGCCGCTACTTCAGCCGTGACACGGAATCGAGCACTCCCCCGGTCTCCCACGACCCCACCACCCAGCGGAGACTCCTCGCGCTGAGCCGGACCCACTTCGCCGGCTGA